Genomic DNA from Ruminococcus sp. OA3:
TTGGAAAAATGCATATGATAAAAAGAGATTATGCAGTCGATGAGACTCTGACTCTGGAAGACGGCGCAGTACGCTACTGGGAAAAGCAATACGGAAGGTACCAGACCTCCGTCCTTTATAAGGCGTTTGCACACTACAGCCTCCCGATTCCCATCGATATTCCAGTACATCAGTTTAGCAGTATGCAAAAGACAATTTTATATGAGGGAGTGGAAGGTGACACTGTAAAACAGGCATATCCGGACCTGAATGCTCCTGAGAACGCTGCTTCCGGAAAATTTGAGGGTGTATTGCCCATACTGTGGCGGCGGCTGTCCGAAAAAGGCGGTGATGTCTCTAAGCTTTCGGCTTACTTTGATGTGACGGAATGTCCGGACTGTAAAGGTGAAAGACTCTGTAAGCTAAGCCGTTCTATCACAGTAAACGGAACACGCCTTCCAGAGCTGTCATTCTTTTCTCTGGAAAAACTGCACCGATGGATTACCGAACTGACAGATTCCCTCTCCGAACAGCAGTTAGCATCTGTAAACGCATATCTTCTGGATATCAAGACCAAACTTGGCCGTCTGATCAATGTAGGACTCGGATATCTGTCTCTCGACCGGCAGACAATCTCTTTGTCCGGCGGGGAATTACAAAGGCTGCGTCTGGCCGCCGCACTGGATTCTGATCTTTCCGGTGTAATCTATATCCTGGATGAGCCTACCGCGGGACTGCATCCCCAGGATACGGCGGGACTGATGACCATTCTAAAGAAGCTGCGGGACCTTGGAAATACAGTACTTGTCATCGAGCATGATGTAGATGTCATGGAGTCAGCAGACTATATCATAGATATGGGACCTGGCTCCGGCAGATATGGCGGTGAAATCATCGCAGCCGGTACACTTGAAGACTTAAAACAGCAAAAAGATTCCGTGACTGGCAGTTATCTGCGCTCCCCCGTGCCCGGTAAAACAGTCTTTCGAAAAGCAGCAGGAAGTATTCAAATAGAGAATGCCGACAAATTCAATTTAAAACAGGTCTCCGTCTCTCTTCCCATCGGATGTCTCACTTCTGTCACCGGTCCCTCCGGTTCTGGAAAGTCGACACTGGTCTTTGAAGTCCTCGCGAAGGGTCTGCCGGATTTTGAAAATAACCGTGTATCCGGCACGAATCAATTTGACAGAATCATTAAGATTGAACAGTCTGCGATCGCCAAAATGAAGCGCTCCAATACGGCAACTTATTCAGAAGTTTACACTGACATACGATCCGTTTTTGCAAATACGCAGGCTGCCCGGAAAGCAGGTCTCAGTGCAAAACATTTTTCCTTCAACACTCCCGGCGGCAGATGCGAAAACTGTGAAGGTCTTGGCTATGTGGACAACAACATGCTGTTTTTCGCAAATACAGACGTCGTATGTCCTGTCTGCGGCGGAATGCAGTTTCAGTCCTCTGTTCTGGCCGTAAAGTACAGAGGTGTCTCGATCAAAGATGTCCTGGACCTCTCTGTCGATGAAGCTCGTGAAATTTTTACAGAACATCCCAAAATCGCTGACACCCTGACACTGCTTCAGGATGTCGGACTGGGTTACCTGCTGCTGGGACAACCCCTTACCACCTTATCGGGCGGCGAATGTCAGCGTCTGAAGCTTGCCAGAGAGCTGACTGGCAGCCGCCTTGGAAAACACAGTCTGTACCTGATGGACGAGCCAACCACCGGACTTCACCCAAAGGATGTTGAGCATTTTCTTGTACTGCTCAACCGTCTGGCAGACAACGGTAACACAGTAGTCGTGGTTGAACACAACCAGCAGATGATCCGCAACAGCGACTGGGTCATCGATCTGGGTCCGGCAGGAGGTGACAGGGGCGGTTATATCATCTTTGAGGGAACGCCAGAGGAACTGAAAAGATCGGGATGCGGCT
This window encodes:
- a CDS encoding excinuclease ABC subunit UvrA, coding for MDHIKITGAHEGCLKNISLEIPKHKLVVFTGLSGSGKSTLLVDVLFQECQRQYLEAMSFQGIQKPKVERIQGASPAIVISQTDANKNIRSTVGTQTDLYTDLRMIFEKLGVRSCPHCSAIISSADCKEETEKNGSDFHVYMYCSECGRRMDKITRTYFSFNTKEGACPTCDGLGKMHMIKRDYAVDETLTLEDGAVRYWEKQYGRYQTSVLYKAFAHYSLPIPIDIPVHQFSSMQKTILYEGVEGDTVKQAYPDLNAPENAASGKFEGVLPILWRRLSEKGGDVSKLSAYFDVTECPDCKGERLCKLSRSITVNGTRLPELSFFSLEKLHRWITELTDSLSEQQLASVNAYLLDIKTKLGRLINVGLGYLSLDRQTISLSGGELQRLRLAAALDSDLSGVIYILDEPTAGLHPQDTAGLMTILKKLRDLGNTVLVIEHDVDVMESADYIIDMGPGSGRYGGEIIAAGTLEDLKQQKDSVTGSYLRSPVPGKTVFRKAAGSIQIENADKFNLKQVSVSLPIGCLTSVTGPSGSGKSTLVFEVLAKGLPDFENNRVSGTNQFDRIIKIEQSAIAKMKRSNTATYSEVYTDIRSVFANTQAARKAGLSAKHFSFNTPGGRCENCEGLGYVDNNMLFFANTDVVCPVCGGMQFQSSVLAVKYRGVSIKDVLDLSVDEAREIFTEHPKIADTLTLLQDVGLGYLLLGQPLTTLSGGECQRLKLARELTGSRLGKHSLYLMDEPTTGLHPKDVEHFLVLLNRLADNGNTVVVVEHNQQMIRNSDWVIDLGPAGGDRGGYIIFEGTPEELKRSGCGYTAKFM